The Fictibacillus phosphorivorans genomic sequence TTGTTCTTAAATCAAGAAATTTTGCCAAGAAATCACCTCCCCTCCCTTTCAATATATGGTTCTTGGTGAAAATGGCTTGTACAACCGTACAAAAAAATTGAACGATGAGTAAGAAATTTTCAGTGGTAGTGAAAGGAATTTTGTATTTAAACGTCTAATACATGAGAGGCTCTAGAAGAGGGAGTGAAGCGATGAAAAAGGAAGAACGAATTATACAGTGGTTTACTTTGTATCACAATGATATCTACAACTTTCTCATCTATTATTTAGGCACAAAAGACGTTGAAGATATGGTTCAAGAAGCATTTATTAAAGTGTTTCAATATATTGATCAATTTGAACAACGCGCTGATCCGAAAACATGGCTTATTTCTATTGCAAGGAATATTGCAATTGATCACATGCGGAAAACAAAACGACAATTTGCTCTTGTTGATCAATTAAAGAGTATTTTTTCTGAAAAAAGTAAACTTCCCCACGACTGGGTGTTGGAGGACGAGCGAAAAAAAGAACTATATAAAGCGATCAACGAATTGAAAACGTCTTATAGAGATGTCGTTATTTTAAGGGGTATTTTAGATTTCACCCCTGAAGAAACCTCTCAAATTTTGAAATGGAAAATAGACAAAGTGAACCTTACTTATTATCGCTCGGTTCAATCTTTAAAGAAAAAACTTACGTCTGAAAAGTGGAGTGATTATATTGACGCGATTAACCGATGAAGAAATAATTCTGGAACTTAAAAATTTTAAATCATATAAGATGAATAGCAATCAGAAACAATCGATAGAAAACGAGTTAAACCGGTTGTCTTCTGAAAAATCTTCATTTACTATTTTTCGTTTTTACAAACCACTCTTAAGCATGATTGTCTTGCTTTTTCTTCTAGTAAGTGGGAGTTATTTTGCGATGAATCAAGCAGAAGAAAAAGCTGTGAAATATACAACTGGGTCCGGAATATTCTTACATGGTGATGAAACTTTTGAAATAAAGAATAGTAATGATTTTATTATGAAAAGAAACAAAGATGGGTCTGTGTTCTTTATGGCTGACGGGAAAAAAGTTGGTGGAATAGAGCCGTTAACAGAAGATGAAAAAATGAAAAGTATTCAAACTCAAAATCCATTTGTTAGTCAAGATTTAGAAGGGTTTCGGTACTCAGGAACATATAATCTAGATCATCAAAAAACGATGGATATTGTACAAATTCACCACTATTACTTTAACTCTCCACATAGTAAGCTGAATTACCATGTTTACTTTTATACACCTTTTTTTAATGGAGATACGGCAGCGGATTTTGCTCATTCATTTAAGATTTATCACAATGGTAAACTGCTTCAAGGTATTAATGAGGATTGGACATTATCAACCGAATTTGCAACACCGACTTTTGAAGTTTTATTAGGAGAGAAAGATAAAATCGGGATAGCTGGACCGCCATTAATAGCAGGGAAAACAGATAAGTTTCTATGGCATTTTTTTGGAGGAACGAATGAAGTCAGCATCATAA encodes the following:
- a CDS encoding RNA polymerase sigma factor yields the protein MKKEERIIQWFTLYHNDIYNFLIYYLGTKDVEDMVQEAFIKVFQYIDQFEQRADPKTWLISIARNIAIDHMRKTKRQFALVDQLKSIFSEKSKLPHDWVLEDERKKELYKAINELKTSYRDVVILRGILDFTPEETSQILKWKIDKVNLTYYRSVQSLKKKLTSEKWSDYIDAINR